Proteins encoded within one genomic window of Carassius carassius chromosome 22, fCarCar2.1, whole genome shotgun sequence:
- the LOC132098754 gene encoding cell division cycle protein 123 homolog has product MKKEQVVNCQFSVWYPLFKKHTIKSLILPIPQNVIDYLFDDGTLVVSGSENNSSQTQTNNSDSDEEDVQWTDDETTTAVTAPEFPEFKIRVQEAINVLGGRVFPKLNWSAPRDANWIALNSSLQCQSLCDIFLLFKSSDFITHDLTQPFLHCSDDSPDPTIKYELVLRKWSELIPGAEFRCFVKENKVIAISQRDYTQHYQHITKQEDSISSAILEFFRDHIQYQFPDEDFVLDVYRDSSGRVWLIDFNPFGEVTDSLLFTWEELTSGKNLTANQTQEDTALQDRPAFRYTTSDVTVQPSPCLSYRIPRDFLDLTTGEDAYKLIDFLKLKKGQQEEEESDEEGEGS; this is encoded by the exons ATGAAGAAAGAGCAGGTTGTAAACTGTCAGTTTTCTGTTTGGTATCCTTTATTCAAGAAACACACGATTAAGAG CTTGATTCTACCTATACCTCAAAATgtaattgattatttatttgatgaCGGGACACTTGTGGTTTCTGGCAG TGAAAACAACAGTTCACAAACACAGACAAATAACAGTGACTCAGATGAGGAGGATGTTCAG TGGACTGATGATGAAACTACGACAGCAGTTACG GCTCCAGAATTCCCAGAGTTCAAGATAAGGGTGCAAGAGGCAATAAATGTTCTTGGTGGGCGTGTCTTCCCAAAGCTGAACTGGAGCGCCCCTCGA GATGCTAACTGGATTGCCCTGAACAGTTCCTTACAGTGTCAGAGTCTATGCGACATCTTCCTCTTGTTCAAAAGTTCAGATTTCATCACGCATGACCTCACACAGCC ATTCCTCCATTGTAGTGATGATTCTCCAGACCCAACCATAAAATATGAG TTGGTGTTGAGAAAATGGAGCGAGCTCATTCCAGGAGCGGAATTCCGCTGCTTTGTGAAAGAGAATAAAGTAATCG caATTAGTCAGAGAGATTACACACAACATTACCAGCACATCACCAAACAAGAGGACAGCATCTCCTCTGCAATACTGGAGTTCTTTAGAGATCACATTCAATATCAGTTCCCAGACGAGGACT TCGTCCTGGACGTTTACAGAGACAGCTCA GGACGCGTGTGGTTGATTGACTTCAACCCGTTTGGTGAAGTCACAGACTCTTTGCTTTTCACGTGGGAGGAGCTAACATCTGGCAAAAATCTCACAGCCAATCAAACGCAAGAAGACACAGCTCTGCAG GACAGACCTGCATTCCGTTACACCACCAGTGACGTCACTGTGCAGCCCAGCCCATGTCTGTCCTACAGAATCCCACGAGACTTCCTGGACCTGACCACAGGGGAAGATGCCTATAAACTCATTGATTTTCTTAAGCTG AAGAAGggtcagcaggaggaggaggaatctGACGAAGAAGGGGAGGGATCTTAG